Genomic segment of Triticum aestivum cultivar Chinese Spring chromosome 6A, IWGSC CS RefSeq v2.1, whole genome shotgun sequence:
AAAGagagcaaaagaaaataaaataaacggaGGTTATGGgctcaaaaaggaaaagaaaaaggaaacggaGGTGCTCAACCGTTCTCGCGCCCATTTTTTGCCAGGCCAGCGATCCAAGGGAACCACATCCGTCCGTCCACGCGAGCCAGCGCGGGACGCATCCTACGGTCCTACCACACGACCCCACCGATCCGGGCCACCACCCCCTCCTCCAATCAGCGCCCGCCTCTTCTCCCTTTATAAACCTCCTTCCCACTTCTCGTTCCAAACCCACCACCTTCCACTACGCACGAAACGCAAACCACCACCAAAAGCCCCAACCACCGCCGCGCACCAGCGATGGCCCCCAAGGCGGCGGAGAAGAAGCCGGCGGAGAAGGATCCCGCGGCGGAGAAGGCGGCCGAGAAGAAGCCCGCGGCGGAGAAGGAGCCAGCGACGGAGAAGGCGGCCGAGAAGAAGCCCGCGGAGAAGGAGCCCGCGACGGAGAAGGCGGCCGAGAAGAAGCCCGCGGAGAAGGAGCCCGCGACGGAGAAGGCGGCCGAGAAGCCCGCGGCAACTGCCGGGAAGAAGCCCGTGGCAGAGAAGCGTCTGCCGGCGGGCGAAACGGCCTCCAAGGCGGGCGGCGGCAAGAAGCGGGGCCGGAAGGAGGGCAAGAGGAGGAAGGAGACCTACAAGGTCCACATCTACAGGGTGCTCAAGGAGGTGCACGGCAAGGAGGTCGGCATCACCTCCAAGGCCATGGCCGCCATGAACTCCTTCGTCAACGACATGTTCGAGAGGCTCGCCGCCGAGGCCGGCAAGCTCGCCCGCTACAACAAGAAGACCACCATCGGCCCCCGGGAGATCCGGACCTCCGTCCGCTTCATCCTCCCCGGCAGTCTCTCCACGATTGCCTTCGAACATGGCGACGCTGCCGTCGACAATTTCAAAAATTACAAGGCATTTTATGTATCTTCGGAGGAAGAGTAGTTGTTGACTTTGGTTATCTGCATGTGGTTTAAGTACTAGTGCTGGATAGAAGTTGCTCAACGGTTGCTTGGCTCTACCATGGCACCAAGGCCGTCACCAAATCCACATCATCTTAGATCGTGTTCGTAGTAGAAATGTGTAGATGGTTCTGTTACTTTAGTGGTTGTTGACTCTGGTTACTGGTGGATGCAAGTTGCTGAATGATTGCTTGTCTCTTTGTTGTAAGAACTGAGTTTGTGATGCTCTTGTAAACTGGAGATTTGGAAAGAAATGATTCATTTCTTCTGTGATGATGCAGTTGCTACTAAACTTTGCCATACGATTTTGTTTTTCAGTAATGTGAGATGAGATTCTAGGTTCTGCATGAGTTGCAGAACCAAGAGACTCCATTGTTCAATCGTCATGTTTAATTGCCTGCTGTCGTCGAGCACCCTGAAATTAATTGCTGCTGTGATCGATGATCATTAACGTGCTTTGTTGGCTCGTTGGTGATAACTGAATTTTGTGCTGCTTTTGGCAAAATGAGATTTCAAAAGCAACAGTACATTTCTGCTACTGATTTTTCACGTGATTCGACAGTTACTAGGTGGCCGTCCTAATCTGAAAAGTGAGTGTGCTTTGTAGTAATGTAAATgtaaattttcagattcatgatctGCTCAGAGTAGGTAGGTGCAGAACAGAGTATATTGTTCATTAACTTGACATGGAAGACTAAGAGCAACCTAATTGGTTTCCTTGCTATGTGGTGTTCTTGTTCCGGTACTAGTTAGTGTTACTTATACTGACAGTAGTACATAGCAGTTTGGTGTACTTTTAAAATGTCTATACGTGTGTGACAATTAGACTTGTCCATTTCTTGCCGGAAGTCATTTTTCTGCTGTGATGTAATTGTTACTAACCTCTGCCATATGCTTGTGATCTACCGAATAAGTTGCCGGTGCTTTCTTGGTTTGTTGGTGGTGACCGGTGACTGaatttgttttgtttttgacaagTGAGAATTTGAAAAGCGGTGATACATTCCTGCTACTATGTTTACTGATTTTCTGGTGCGATTTGATAGTTACTAGATTTTTTGGGGGTCAAACTGATGGTTAGTAGATGGTTCTCCAAATCTCTACAAAATGATCGTTGTTGTAGTGATGTAAATGTAAACTTTGCAGCCTGTATTGTCCTAGTCTGCGCCTCTTGATGATATGTATGTATTTCCTCCTGGTCCTGCAGCCCTATGATCCATAGCGCTACTGGTTGTGTCATGTGTGGTGTGTTGACTACCCTTGATCACTTCCATCCTTCTCATCTGCCCTTCCACTCTCTTAGTCAAGGAATTAGATGAgttccctcgcaaaaaaaaaaggaaTTAGATGAGTTCAGCAGGCGAGTTACTATTGATGTGTTCTGCCGGTGTTTAGAGAGTAGCGTGGTTTGTGATTGAAGAACACCATCCACCTTGCCCACCAACAGGTCGATCTGCTTGGTGTGGGAGCCTGAGGCCTCCGCGTTGTCCTTGGCTATGGTCACGGTGGTCGCGGGCTAACATCTGTAATTCCTGGAGGGTCGGGGATCAACTCAACCTTGTGTCGATACACCGAGGTGTTTTGCCGAAATCACTGAAGTGAATTCACACACATCGCAGCGGATTTCCAAGGATCTCCAAATTAGAACACCACGAACGAAGACAATTCGACAGGATCGATAGCTCTGATTACCAAATTTCACGATTGTAACATCTACGAGCAGCACACTGGTCGGCGAGTAAATAGCACCGGCGGTCTAAAAACTTGCACCACGGGTGCACTTAAGTCACACTACTTGCAAACCGGAAAAACCCGTCGCAGAACTTGCGTTGCGGGTGCAATCAAGTCACACACACCAGCTGAACCGCGCCGTTGCCCGATTTTTTCTGTTTCGCTGTCATGCATGGCGCACGTGAGGCCTCTGGACTGCATCGTTTTTTTGCACAAAGACCCCTGGATCCAGGGCAAAAGGCACTTAGCCCCCCTTTCCTCTTGTTCTTTGCTTGTTCGTGTTCTTCGCCGATGGGAGAGGAGACAGGCGGCGTCGCTGGCGCGGCGAGCTGGTCGGCGGCAAGTCAGTCATCGGCGACGACGGTGGATCCGGCGATGGAGTTGCCACTCCTGAGGACCGAAGCGCATGGGAGGCCGATATACGGTAAGTTTTTCCCCAATTTAGTTAGGGTTTTCTCCCTTCGGCAATAGATGATGATCGCTGGAGCATCGTAGTAGTTTTATGACTTGAATGAGCAGTAGTAGTTAGGGTGTGTTGGTATTCATCTACGATTTGTATCACATAATATTTTTGGGGATGGCAGCTAGGGTTAGTAGTGTGTTTTTTGAATGTATATATTGAATGCACTGTCCATTGTTGAATGTAGGTTATGAATCAGTGAATTTCAGT
This window contains:
- the LOC123131852 gene encoding histone H2B.2, yielding MAPKAAEKKPAEKDPAAEKAAEKKPAAEKEPATEKAAEKKPAEKEPATEKAAEKKPAEKEPATEKAAEKPAATAGKKPVAEKRLPAGETASKAGGGKKRGRKEGKRRKETYKVHIYRVLKEVHGKEVGITSKAMAAMNSFVNDMFERLAAEAGKLARYNKKTTIGPREIRTSVRFILPGSLSTIAFEHGDAAVDNFKNYKAFYVSSEEE